TAGCCCGCCGTTCCAACGTTCCCCTGGCCGTGGACAACACCTTCGCCTCCCCTTATCTCCAGCAGCCGCTGCGTTTAGGTGCGGATTTGGTCGTTCACAGCACGACCAAGTATCTGGGCGGGCATTCCGATGTCATCGGGGGTTGCGTCGTAGGCCGTCGCGAGCTGCTGGAGCCGATCCGGTTTTATCAGAACGCGGCAGGTGCTGTTCCCAGTCCTTTCGATGCCTTTCTGGTCCTGCGGGGTCTCAAGACATTAGCCCTGCGGATGGAGCGGCACAGTACCAACGCGCAGGCCTTGGCCGAGTGGCTGGCTAACCATCCGGCGGTGGAGCAGGTGTATTATCCGGGCCTATCGAGCCATCCGGGCCACGAGATCGCCCGCCGACAAATGCGGCACTTTGGGGGGATGCTGTCCCTGCGCCTGCGAGGCGGCGGCGAGAAAGCCCGACGGTTCCTCTCTCACCTGCGCCTGATCAGCCTGGCGGAGAGCTTGGGCGGCGTCGAATCTCTGGCCTGCCATCCGGCCACGATGACCCACGCCAGCATTCCCCGCGAACTGCGGGAAGCCCGCGGCATCGATGAAGCCCTCGTCCGCCTGAGCATTGGGATCGAAGACCTGCAAGACCTCCGCCACGATTTGGAGCAAGCCCTGGCCGATTAGCTCTCCGGCGACCGGGAACCGACTCCGGGGCTGACGCCTTGCTTTGCTCCAGGGCCGACGCGCTGCTCCGCCTCCTCTGCCCGGCGCACTTCCACCAAGTTGTCGAAGAATGTGGCCCCGCCGCCGAGGTCCGACAGTGCGGTGCTCGTCGTGGCGTTACTGTTGGCGCCATCGGGGGCGTAACGCTTCCACCAATTGCCCAGCGAAACGACGACTCCGGGACGGACGGTCGGTCCGACTTTGGCTTTGGCGCGAAATCGACCCCGGTCGTTGAAAATGACGACCCAATCGCCGGTACGAATCTGCCGCGACTCGGCATCCTGAGGATGGATTTCCAAAGTCGGCTCCCCAGCTTGCTGGCGCAGGGAATCGACGTTGACGAAAGTGGAATTGAGGAAACTCGGTGCGGGGGGTGAGAGCAATTGCAGAGGGTAGCGTGCGGCCAGATCGGGGCGCGTCTGCGGGTCCTCATGCGGGGGAACATAGTGGGGCAGCGGGTCTCTGCCCGCACGGGCTTCCCGTTCGGAGTATAGCTCGCACTTTCCGGAGGGTGTCGGAAATTTCCCCTCCGCAAACGGTGCCCAGGGACGGGGCAGATTCAAGCGCACCGGACCGGACCGTACCGCCGCGAGTGTGATTCCTTCCAGCGGCCCGCGCCCATGCAAGCAGAGCGCTGCCAGTGTTTCGTCATCGTCCGCCCAGAGCTGCTCTTCCAAACCCATCGCCTGAGCTAGCAGGCGGAACACCTCCGTATTCGGTTTGGCCTCGCCGAGCGGAGCAATCGCGGGATTGTTGGCCTGAACGTACAAATGGCCGTAACTGCTGTGCAGATCGAAGTGTTCGAGTTGGGATGTAGCCGGCAGAACGATGTCGGCGTAGGCGGCGGTGTCGGTCAGAAAGAGATCGTGCACCACTGTGAACAAGTCTTCGCGTGCCAAGCCGGCCCGCACCCGATTCTGATCGGGGCAGACTGTCGCCGGGTTGGCATTATAGACAAAGAGCGCGCGGATGGGCGGCCCCTCCAATTCGCCAAGCAAGGCTTCCGCCAACTGCACCATATTGATGACTCGCGTGCCAGGAGGAATGAGGTCCGGACGGGTCAGAGCGGTATCGTCAAAGCCATAAGCCTTACTGGTGCTCAGAAACGCCCCGGCGCCGGGATAACGCCAGTCGCCTGTCAGTGCGGG
This Thermogemmata fonticola DNA region includes the following protein-coding sequences:
- a CDS encoding cystathionine gamma-synthase gives rise to the protein MPPDDPRNYAAWGFSTRAIHAGQEADPATGATIVPIYATSTYTQAAPGVHKGYEYSRSGNPTRKALETALAALEDGEMALAFASGLAATTAVFASLLRPGDEVLAAADLYGGTFRLLEKVFQPWGLAARYIDDPSPAGFAAHITPRTRLVWIETPTNPLLRILDIAAIADVARRSNVPLAVDNTFASPYLQQPLRLGADLVVHSTTKYLGGHSDVIGGCVVGRRELLEPIRFYQNAAGAVPSPFDAFLVLRGLKTLALRMERHSTNAQALAEWLANHPAVEQVYYPGLSSHPGHEIARRQMRHFGGMLSLRLRGGGEKARRFLSHLRLISLAESLGGVESLACHPATMTHASIPRELREARGIDEALVRLSIGIEDLQDLRHDLEQALAD
- a CDS encoding molybdopterin-containing oxidoreductase family protein; this encodes MDGTKNPLPQEQNSLPEEWVQIKGVCPHDCPDTCGWVVTVDRRTGRAVDLRGDPDHPFTRGFLCQKVARYLERVYHRDRLLYPLERVGPKGAGQFRRISWPEAIAQIADRFRTIIAQDGPQAILPYSYAGTMGKLMYGSIDRRFFHRLGASVLARTICSTAGEEGCNITLGTRAMIDPEAAVHCRYIINWGSNTAVTNVHFWRIEHEARRQGARIVTIDPYRSPTAARSDWWLPIRPGTDAALALGLMHIIFRENWQDADYLQRYCVGAEALRERVLRDYPVERVSHITGLPVANIEQLAREYACARSVFGGPALIRLNYGVQRHGGGAMAVRAITCLPALTGDWRYPGAGAFLSTSKAYGFDDTALTRPDLIPPGTRVINMVQLAEALLGELEGPPIRALFVYNANPATVCPDQNRVRAGLAREDLFTVVHDLFLTDTAAYADIVLPATSQLEHFDLHSSYGHLYVQANNPAIAPLGEAKPNTEVFRLLAQAMGLEEQLWADDDETLAALCLHGRGPLEGITLAAVRSGPVRLNLPRPWAPFAEGKFPTPSGKCELYSEREARAGRDPLPHYVPPHEDPQTRPDLAARYPLQLLSPPAPSFLNSTFVNVDSLRQQAGEPTLEIHPQDAESRQIRTGDWVVIFNDRGRFRAKAKVGPTVRPGVVVSLGNWWKRYAPDGANSNATTSTALSDLGGGATFFDNLVEVRRAEEAEQRVGPGAKQGVSPGVGSRSPES